A single window of Uloborus diversus isolate 005 chromosome 5, Udiv.v.3.1, whole genome shotgun sequence DNA harbors:
- the LOC129223238 gene encoding serine/threonine-protein phosphatase 6 regulatory ankyrin repeat subunit A-like produces the protein MAGDYKNKTDRGKTSKETYLGVAKESTDKEDTMSKRLTEKYEEPTRKSSKVSKTSRPAASTTELHQAILSENLSAVSAILRSRRSIIDAKDAHGCTALHLAAGCGLEGFKILLDSGADTSLQNQRGFTPLHFALYYRKEDVASVLAHSKSENDLQDKDGRSPLHWAALRGYAGIVRKLLDSGANTRVQDRCGETPLHTALYWENEEAATVLANIDNKIDFQDLDGMSPLHCAVDDGYVGIVRKLLDASANVHLQDRDGYTPLHYAFARKRLDVAKILLDYDSTVDLQDENGFSPLHCAVTRGHLEIVKQLLDASANTRLLSVAGQTPLHHALEFGNEDAARILANFDCVGNIQDERKRTPLHWAAIKGYVGIAETLLNSGVDTRLQDYNGQTPLHCALFKKKEDAARVLVNFDSNIDFQDLDGRTPLHLAASHGYVEVVTKLLDAGANTRLQDLFGNTPLHVALYSRQEAAAKVLVDTDGENDLPDGHGSTPLYYAAREGYAEVVKRQLFCGVRPHLKSKERKYPLEVASVRGKENIAKMILSAIALTDTTINWQDLDLKQHEGQSNEKFLAECQTELKQMMKTKVHGSTISCHDLAKRRVNKVAVYLRNEDIRTYWENATKDFPIYKELIAFKMKRAEEWKTLTEQCVDCFTTLSTKLPSLPQLCIEIILSYVSERDRRKFIQNFKFSDKNE, from the exons AGCACTGATAAAGAAGACACAATGTCAAAGCGTCTCACTGAAAAGTACGAAGAACCGACCAG aaaaaGTTCTAAAGTATCCAAAACTTCACGTCCGGCAGCCTCAACAACAGAACTACATCAagctattttaagtgaaaatttaagtGCTGTTTCTGCAATTCTACGCAGCCGGCGCAGTATAATTGATGCAAAAGACGCCCATGGATGCACAGCATTGCACTTGGCTGCTGGATGTGGGCTGGAAGGATTCAAAATCCTACTAGACTCAGGCGCAGATACCAGTCTTCAAAATCAACGTGGTTTCACACCTCTACATTTCGCTCTGTACTATAGGAAAGAAGATGTAGCGAGTGTTCTTGCTCACTCTAAAAGCGAGAACGACCTGCAAGACAAAGATGGGAGGAGTCCCTTGCATTGGGCTGCATTGCGAGGATACGCTGGAATAGTCAGAAAGCTGCTAGACTCAGGCGCCAACACTCGTGTTCAAGATAGATGCGGCGAGACACCCTTGCATACTGCACTGTATTGGGAGAACGAAGAGGCGGCAACAGTTCTCGCAAATATTGACAATAAAATCGACTTCCAAGACCTTGATGGAATGAGTCCCCTACATTGTGCCGTAGATGACGGATATGTGGGAATAGTGAGGAAGTTGCTGGATGCCAGTGCGAATGTCCATCTTCAAGACCGCGATGGGTACACTCCCCTTCACTACGCTTTCGCTAGGAAAAGGCTGGATGTAGCGAAAATTCTCCTGGATTACGACAGCACAGTGGATCTTCAAGACGAAAATGGATTTAGTCCTTTACATTGCGCCGTAACTCGTGGACATCTGGAAATCGTAAAGCAGTTGCTGGACGCCAGCGCTAATACTCGTCTCCTAAGTGTAGCTGGCCAAACTCCATTACACCACGCTCTGGAATTCGGGAATGAGGATGCTGCTAGAATCCTTGCCAATTTCGACTGTGTAGGCAACATTCAGGATGAACGTAAGAGGACACCTTTACATTGGGCTGCAATAAAAGGATATGTAGGAATTGCGGAGACACTGCTGAACTCAGGTGTCGACACACGTCTTCAAGATTATAATGGCCAAACTCCACTGCATTGTGCTCTGTTTAAGAAAAAAGAAGATGCAGCAAGAGTCCTCGTAAATTTCGACAGTAACATCGACTTTCAGGACCTAGATGGTCGAACTCCATTACATCTTGCTGCATCTCATGGATATGTGGAAGTTGTGACAAAGCTACTCGACGCAGGTGCAAATACACGTCTGCAAGATCTCTTTGGCAATACGCCATTGCATGTTGCTCTGTACTCGCGACAGGAAGCTGCAGCAAAAGTGCTCGTGGATACGGATGGTGAAAACGATCTCCCAGATGGACATGGGAGCACTCCCTTGTACTATGCTGCTAGGGAAGGATACGCTGAGGTAGTGAAGAGGCAACTGTTCTGCGGCGTGCGTCCGCATTTGAAAAGTAAGGAACGAAAGTATCCGTTGGAAGTTGCTTCGGTTAGAGGGAAGGAGAATATCGCGAAGATGATCCTTTCCGCAATCGCTTTGACGGATACTACGATCAATTGGCAGGATCTGGATCTCAAGCAGCATGAAGGGCAGTCCAATGAGAAGTTTCTGGCTGAATGTCAGACTGAGCTAAAgcaaatgatgaaaacaaaagttCATGGAAGCACCATTTCTTGCCACGATCTTGCAAAAAGACGAGTGAATAAAGTGGCAGTGTACCTCAGGAACGAGGACATCAGAACATATTGGGAAAATGCGACTAAGGATTTTCCAATCTACAAGGAACTGattgctttcaaaatgaaaagagcTGAGGAGTGGAAGACCTTAACTGAGCAGTGTGTGGACTGCTTCACCACCCTGTCCACAAAATTGCCTTCTCTGCCTCAATTATGCATTGAAATCATATTGTCATACGTGAGTGAACGAGACAGGCGAAAATTTATCcaaaactttaaatttagtgACAAAAACGAGTGA